TTCGGGCCCTGGAAGCCGGCCGCCGGGCCGCCCTCGAGCGGCGCGGCACCCCTACGCGAAAAACGGACACTCAATCTCAGTAAGGTGAAGGGTATTCTCAGGCAGCCTCTAAAGCTTTTTCTTGAGCTCCCGTGCGGCGATGATGACCGGGTCCCAGAGCGGCGAGAACGGCGGCGCATAGCTCAAATCCAGGTCTTCCACCTGGTCCACGGTCAGTCCCGCATGGAGGGCCGTGGCCACGATATCGATCCGCTTGGCGGCCCCTTCGCATCCGACGATCTGGCCGCCGAGCAGCCGGCGGCTTCCCTTTTCTCCGATAAGCTTCACGAAGATGGTGCCGGCCCCCGGGTAGTAACCGGCCCGGGTGCGGCTCTCGATCCTTTCGGTGACGTAGTCCCATCCGACCGCTTGGATCTCCTTTTCCATGAGCCCGGTTCGAGCGACTTCCACCGCGCAGATCTTGGTGACCGCGGTCCCCACCACCCCGTTGAAGGTTTCGTTGCCGCCGGCCATGTTCGCCCCCGCCACCCGTCCATGCCGGTTCGCCACGGTGCCCAGCGCCACATAGAAGGGCTTCTGGGTCACCACGTGGAAGGATTCGGCGCAGTCGCCTGCAGCCCAGATGCCGTTCACGGCGGTTTCCATGCGCCGGTCGACGCGCACGGCCCCCCGTTCTCCCAGTGGAATGCCCGCATCCGAAGCCAAGCCGGTGTTGGGCCGCACGCCCATACCGAGGATCACCAGGTCCGCACCCAGGCGTCGCTTGTCGGTGACGACGGCGACTACGGAACCGCCGGCGGTTTCGAACGCCTCCAGCGACTCCTCCAGGTAGAGCCCCGCCCCCTGGTTTCGCAGCGATTGGGAGACCAGAGACCCCATGTCGGGATCCAGGGTTCCCATGACCTGTTCGGCCCTTTCGACCACCGCCGTTTCGATGCCCCGAAGCAGCAGCGCTTCGGCCATTTCCAGCCCGATGTAGCCTCCGCCGACGATGACCGCCCGCTTGGGACGGCGTTCATCGATGAAACGACGCACCCGGATGCCGCTCTGGAGGGTGTGGACGCCGAAAATCCCCTCCGCCCCGGCGCCTGGAACGTTCGGGCAGATGGGGACGGCTCCCGTGGCAATGAGCAGCTGGTCGAAGGGTTCCCACCAAGGGGCGTTGTCCGCATCCACGCGGTGGACTTCGACCCGCCGGGCCTTGGTGTCGATGGCCGTCACTTCATGGAGCACCCGCACATCGATGTTCTGTTTCTCTCTGAACTCCAAGGGCGTACGAACGATCAGCGCCTTTTCGTCGTCGACAATCCTGCCGACGTAGTAGGGAATCCCTCAGGCGGAAAAAGACGTGTGAGGCGTTCGTTCGAAGACGACGATCTCCGTCTCCGGCCGCTCACGTCGAAGCACCGACGCGGCGGTCATCCCCGCCGCGTCACCTCCGATCACGATGACTCGTTCCTTGGATTTCATCGGTCGCTCCCGTTCCACGCATGTGAGGTTAGCGTACCCTGCCATTGCCTTTCGTATTGATTCATTATGCCCTCCAAGGCGGAAGAATTCCACCTCGCCGACGAAACCGTGGCGATTCATACGCTGCAGGCTCGCTCAATCCGCTCGCTTTCGACATCCCGCATATTTCTCCTTGACAGGTTTCCAAACTGGATTTCTAATGCGTTCCTGCATTGTTTTTGGAACGAAGGGCCCATAGCTCAGTTGGTAGAGCCACCGGCTCATAACCGGTCGGTCCCTGGTTCGAGGCCAGGTGGGCCCACCACTTTCAGTTTGGAGGCGTCGATTTGATGAGAGCAAGGCACGGGATGGAAGGGGTCAAACCCGGGTGTCGTTGTCCACGGCCCTGCGGGTGCAAACGGTTCCCCGAAGGCGATAGGTTGTGAAGAGACGAGGGGGGTGTTCCAGATGGAACGCCCCCCTTGCTTTTATGGGGAAGCTGTCATGATCAAGGTGCGAACGGTTATCGATTGGCTGGACGCTTACGCGCCCTTTCAGTTCGCCGCGTCCTGGGACAACAGCGGCCTTCAGGTGGGTGACCCGGAGGCCCCCGTGGATCGACTCCTTGTGGCGCTGGACATCACCCAAGCCACCCTGGAGGAAGCCCACCGGCTGGGCTGCCAGTGCCTGGTCGCCCACCACCCCTTGATTTTTCAGCCCGTCAAGTCCGTTCGAACGGATGCCTACCCCGGAAAGCTCATCCATCGAGCCGTTCGGGACGGCATCCACCTGGTGGCCGCCCACACCAACCTCGACGCGGCGATTGAAGGCACCAACCGCGTCCTGGCCGAAACCTTTGCCCTGTCCATAACCGGACCCATGGAACGGGAGCCGCGATGGGACGGGCACGAACGCTACGGGGGCATGGGCTGCATCGGGTCGCTCGACCAAGCGGAACGTTTTTCGGAATTCGTGGACCGGTTGAGTGCCGTGCTGGCTCCGGCGCGGCTCCGCGCCGTGGGGGACCCGGAGAGGAGAGTGCGGCGGGTCGCCGTTTGCTCGGGAAGCGGCGGCAGTCTTTTGCAGGCGGCCCTCGCAGCGGCCTGCGACGTCTTCGTCACCGGGGACCTCAAGTACCACGAAGCGCGCTACGCCCAGGAAGAAGGGCTGAACCTCGTGGACGTGGGGCATTTCGCATCGGAGCGGCTCATGGTTGCGCCGCTGGCGGACCATCTGGCGTTGAGGGCGCAAAGGGAACGTGCCGCATTGAGTGTCTACAAAGCGGAACGGGAAAGGGATCCCTTCTGGTATCCCGAACCAGACGTCTAGATGATCACGGGAGGATAGGACCTTGCAGGAGCAACTGAAACACCTTGTCGAACTCCAGATCCTGGAAAACAAGAAGGCGGCCCTGCTTCGCAGCCGGAAGGAAGCACCGCAGCGCCTGGCCGCCCTCGACACGGAATTCGCCAGATTCGAAAGCGAATACCTGCTCAAGAAGGCGGATCTGGAACATGCCCAAAAGATGCACCGGTCTGTGGAGCGTGACGTTGCCGAAATGGAAGCAAAAATCGCAAGAAGCAAGCAACGCATGCACGACGTCAAGACCAACCGCGAATACCAGGCACTGCTCAAGGAGATCGAAGACTCCAAGGCGGAGATCGCCGGTCGAGAAGACCAGGCGCTGGAACTGATGGAAAAGATCGAAGCGCTGGTCGGAGAAATCCGGGAGATGGAAAGGGACGTGGAGCGGCGCCGGGCGGAGTTGGAGCAACAGAAGGTGGCGGTTGAGGCTGAGACCGACGCGGTGGACGCCAGGATCACCGAACTGGAGGCTCAACAGGAAGAGATACGGCGCCGGATCGATGCGCCCCTCCTCAAGCGATGGGACTTCCTGGTGAGCCGTCAGCGAGGCATTGCGGTGGCGGCGGTGCAGAACGGTACCTGCCAGATCTGTCACCTGAACCTTCCGCCTCAGCGGTTCATCGAACTGCAGCGGGACGAAAGCATCCTCCACTGCCCGCACTGCCACCGCTTCATCTATTGGCCGGACCACCCGGATTACGCGGTGTTGCAGGAGACAGCCGAAACCTGCTGAAAGGCCGCTGCTTTTTCAGCCCGAGGCAGCCGCCCCGGGGCATTTCGGGAAAAGGGGTTGCCATTTTCTCTTCCCTATACTAAGAAAAGGGCGCCTTTGGGGCCGGCGTTTTCAGGGAGGATTGCCGTACTTTTTCGGTCCCTCTTCCTTCGTAGGAAGAGGGAGATTTGCCTTCAGGAAACGCCGTTTCGGGGCGGGTGAACCCGTCCCCCTGGCCCGTCGGACCGCCGTGAAGCACCACCGGTTCCCGCGAGTTATGCCGCACGAGAGGAGCATCGCGCATGGCGACCTATGGAATGAAGATATTCACCGGCAACAGCAATCCCGAACTGGCTCACCAGATCTGCGATTCCCTGGAAATACCCTTGGGCCGGGCGCTGGTGAGTACCTTCAGCGACGGGGAAATCCGAGTCGAGATCGCCGAAAACGTCCGTGGTGCCGACGTCTTCGTGGTGCAGTCCGGGGCGCATCCGGTGAACGATCACCTCGTGGAATTGCTCGTCATGATCGACGCGCTCAAACGGGCTTCCGCCCGGCGCATCACGGCCGTCATCCCCTACTACTGCTATTCGCGCCAGGACCGGAAGAACAAGCCCAGGGTCCCCATCACGGCCCGCCTGGTGGCCGATCTCATCACCAGCGCCGGCACCCACCGCATCCTCACCATGGACCTCCACGCGGGACAGATCCAGGGGTTTTTCGACATCCCCGTGGACAACCTTTACGCATCCCCGGTTCTTCTTCCGTACATCCGGGAACACTTCGGTCACAATCTGGTGATCGTTTCCCCCGACGCCGGCGGCGTTCCCCGCGCCCGGGCCTACGCGCAGCGTCTGAAGGTGGGCCTGGCCCTCATCGACAAGCGGCGCGTGGATGTAAACGAAGCGGAAGCGCTCAACATCATCGGTGAAGTGGCAGACAAGACCGCCATCATTTTGGACGACATGGCCGACACCGCCGGCACGCTTGTGGGAGCCACCAAGACGCTGCTCGACAAGGGCGCCATGGAGGTGCATGCCTGTGTCACCCACCCGGTGTTGTCCGGGCCGGCGGTCGAACGGATCGAAAACAGCGCACTTAAAAGCCTGGTGGTGACCAACACACTTCCTTTGAGGCCTCAAGCCGCCCTGTGCGACAAGATCAAGGTGGTTTCGACGGCGCGACTTTTCAGCCAGGCCATCAAGAGCATCCACAACGAAGATTCCATCAGCACACTCTTCGAAATCCAGCACTGACGGCTCATTCCGCCACCGGCCGCATGCTGGCTTTCCCCTTCCCGTCGGGGGAAGCCGCCTGAGACCCCAACTGTGGCCCGGGAAGGCGCCATGGTGAGACCCGATTACCTTTTCGACATCGACGATTTCCCACCCCCCGCTTATGCGGTGATCTATGCCTTGCAGTGGGCGGTCATCATCTTCCCGGCGCTCGCCATCACGGCGAGCCTTGCTTCGCGCGCGTTGCACTTTTCGAGTGTTGAAGAAGTGAGGTTCCTTCAGTTCACCCTCATCACCACCGGCGTGTTCACGGCGGTTCAGACGATCTGGGGTCATCGTTACCCGCTCATCGAAGGCCCGGCCACCGCCGTCCTGCTCACGTTCACGCTCCTCGCCCCTTACGGCTACGGCGCCATCTGTGGGGGAACCATGGCGGGAGGCGCTTTCCTGACGGCCCTGGCGGCTTCCCGCCGCCTCGACAAGGCGCTCGCCTTCTTCACCCCCAACGTGGTCGGGGTCATCCTGATGTTGATCGCGTTCACGCTCCTGCCCCATCTGGCCGGTCTGGTCGCCGGAATCGAACCGGGCGGCTCCTCCCGGGGGGCTCCCGAGGTTTTCCTGGTGAGTTTGTTCCTGATGCTTTTCATTACGGCCTTCGCCCACTGGTCCCGGGGGATCTGGAAAACGCTCGCCCTGTTTCTGGGAATGGTCGTGGGAACCGCGGTATTCGCCGTCATGGAACGTGTGGATGCGACTCCGTTTCTGGAATCCGCCTGGATGGCTTTCCCCGTTCCGTGGATCGCGCGCCCGCCCGAGTTTCCGTGGCCGGCCATAGTCGCCTTCGCCTTCACTTATGCGGCCGTGGCCGTGAACAGCCTGGGAAGCATCCAGGGGATCGCCAACATCACCGACGCCCATCGACTGCCGGCCGGCATTCGCAGAGGGCTTGTGGTGAACGGGATTTCCGGTTTCTGCTGCGGCCTGCTGGGGGTGGTGGGAACCGTGAGCTACAGCACCGGCCCGGGCGTGGTTCTGGTGAACCGGGTGGCGAGCCGCTACGTGGTCACCTGTTGCGGCGCTCTCCTTCTGGCCGCGGCTTTCCTTCCCAAGATCGCCTCCTTTTTGGCCCTCGTTCCGGCCGCCGTGGTCGGCGCGGCCCTCACTACCGCCATGGCCGGCCAGGCGGGGGCCGGGTTCGCCATCGTGCTCAAACAGGGCCACTTCACCGGGCGCGACACCTTCGTCGTCGGCCTCCCTCTCATGGTGGGCACCCTGATCGGCTTTCTGCCGCCGGCCTTCTTTGAATCCCTGCCGAGCCTGCTCCGGGCTTTCCTGGGAAACGGCCTGGTGACGGGGATCGTGCTGGTGATCTGCCTCGAACACGCCCTTCTGAAACCCCGAACCGAAGACCAGGCGGAAGAACCATGATCGCAAGCAAACGCGGCAACCGGCT
This is a stretch of genomic DNA from Desulfoglaeba alkanexedens ALDC. It encodes these proteins:
- a CDS encoding FAD-dependent oxidoreductase; this encodes MKSKERVIVIGGDAAGMTAASVLRRERPETEIVVFERTPHTSFSAUGIPYYVGRIVDDEKALIVRTPLEFREKQNIDVRVLHEVTAIDTKARRVEVHRVDADNAPWWEPFDQLLIATGAVPICPNVPGAGAEGIFGVHTLQSGIRVRRFIDERRPKRAVIVGGGYIGLEMAEALLLRGIETAVVERAEQVMGTLDPDMGSLVSQSLRNQGAGLYLEESLEAFETAGGSVVAVVTDKRRLGADLVILGMGVRPNTGLASDAGIPLGERGAVRVDRRMETAVNGIWAAGDCAESFHVVTQKPFYVALGTVANRHGRVAGANMAGGNETFNGVVGTAVTKICAVEVARTGLMEKEIQAVGWDYVTERIESRTRAGYYPGAGTIFVKLIGEKGSRRLLGGQIVGCEGAAKRIDIVATALHAGLTVDQVEDLDLSYAPPFSPLWDPVIIAARELKKKL
- a CDS encoding Nif3-like dinuclear metal center hexameric protein produces the protein MIKVRTVIDWLDAYAPFQFAASWDNSGLQVGDPEAPVDRLLVALDITQATLEEAHRLGCQCLVAHHPLIFQPVKSVRTDAYPGKLIHRAVRDGIHLVAAHTNLDAAIEGTNRVLAETFALSITGPMEREPRWDGHERYGGMGCIGSLDQAERFSEFVDRLSAVLAPARLRAVGDPERRVRRVAVCSGSGGSLLQAALAAACDVFVTGDLKYHEARYAQEEGLNLVDVGHFASERLMVAPLADHLALRAQRERAALSVYKAERERDPFWYPEPDV
- a CDS encoding zinc ribbon domain-containing protein codes for the protein MQEQLKHLVELQILENKKAALLRSRKEAPQRLAALDTEFARFESEYLLKKADLEHAQKMHRSVERDVAEMEAKIARSKQRMHDVKTNREYQALLKEIEDSKAEIAGREDQALELMEKIEALVGEIREMERDVERRRAELEQQKVAVEAETDAVDARITELEAQQEEIRRRIDAPLLKRWDFLVSRQRGIAVAAVQNGTCQICHLNLPPQRFIELQRDESILHCPHCHRFIYWPDHPDYAVLQETAETC
- a CDS encoding ribose-phosphate diphosphokinase, yielding MATYGMKIFTGNSNPELAHQICDSLEIPLGRALVSTFSDGEIRVEIAENVRGADVFVVQSGAHPVNDHLVELLVMIDALKRASARRITAVIPYYCYSRQDRKNKPRVPITARLVADLITSAGTHRILTMDLHAGQIQGFFDIPVDNLYASPVLLPYIREHFGHNLVIVSPDAGGVPRARAYAQRLKVGLALIDKRRVDVNEAEALNIIGEVADKTAIILDDMADTAGTLVGATKTLLDKGAMEVHACVTHPVLSGPAVERIENSALKSLVVTNTLPLRPQAALCDKIKVVSTARLFSQAIKSIHNEDSISTLFEIQH
- a CDS encoding uracil-xanthine permease family protein; this encodes MVRPDYLFDIDDFPPPAYAVIYALQWAVIIFPALAITASLASRALHFSSVEEVRFLQFTLITTGVFTAVQTIWGHRYPLIEGPATAVLLTFTLLAPYGYGAICGGTMAGGAFLTALAASRRLDKALAFFTPNVVGVILMLIAFTLLPHLAGLVAGIEPGGSSRGAPEVFLVSLFLMLFITAFAHWSRGIWKTLALFLGMVVGTAVFAVMERVDATPFLESAWMAFPVPWIARPPEFPWPAIVAFAFTYAAVAVNSLGSIQGIANITDAHRLPAGIRRGLVVNGISGFCCGLLGVVGTVSYSTGPGVVLVNRVASRYVVTCCGALLLAAAFLPKIASFLALVPAAVVGAALTTAMAGQAGAGFAIVLKQGHFTGRDTFVVGLPLMVGTLIGFLPPAFFESLPSLLRAFLGNGLVTGIVLVICLEHALLKPRTEDQAEEP